In Paenibacillus sp. FSL M7-0420, a single genomic region encodes these proteins:
- a CDS encoding radical SAM protein, translating to MYLVYADEQGNVYDHPELYALARSGDMIVEILEEELVPLPEGATLVGLPNTRAIGMNPETGEMLPLPAGSQAVGALLPQGYTRLCLPGYVKTDKTYKLPLFGYSAVVWKDGGFYVAADLTDDPEQWNPLNCDRDDVKTGVGELTAKYPENRLYNHLSNCALEYECLTSSNTFLGRWEGAVPVSYSCNAGCFGCISEQPDDSGFVSPQTRMNFRPAVNEVSQVMLEHLKTPESIVSFGQGCEGEPSTQAKLIIESIREVRSITDMGYININTNAGLSDHIRGIVDAGLDLMRVSTISALDDHYNAYYKPRGYTLANVEKSLKYAASQGVYTSINYLIFPGVTDREEEIEAMVEFVRRTDLKLIQMRNLNIDPESYLELIPPARGEILGMKTMLEIFREELPEVVIGSFTHVPPAELARAKRRGVQL from the coding sequence ATGTATTTGGTATATGCCGACGAACAAGGAAACGTATATGATCATCCCGAGCTGTATGCCCTGGCCCGCAGTGGCGATATGATCGTTGAGATACTGGAGGAAGAGCTGGTTCCGCTGCCTGAGGGGGCCACGCTGGTCGGGCTCCCGAACACCCGGGCGATTGGGATGAATCCGGAGACCGGCGAGATGCTGCCCCTGCCGGCAGGTTCGCAGGCTGTCGGAGCCTTGCTGCCGCAGGGATACACCCGCCTGTGCCTTCCCGGTTACGTCAAGACAGACAAGACCTACAAGCTTCCGCTCTTCGGATATTCCGCTGTAGTATGGAAGGACGGCGGATTCTATGTGGCGGCTGATCTTACGGATGATCCGGAGCAGTGGAACCCGCTTAACTGTGACCGGGACGATGTGAAGACCGGTGTGGGCGAACTGACTGCCAAGTACCCGGAGAACCGTCTGTATAATCACTTGTCCAACTGCGCGCTGGAGTATGAATGCTTAACCTCGTCCAATACCTTCCTCGGCCGCTGGGAAGGCGCTGTTCCTGTCTCCTACTCCTGCAACGCCGGTTGCTTCGGTTGTATCTCTGAACAGCCCGATGACAGCGGGTTTGTGTCCCCGCAGACACGGATGAACTTCCGTCCGGCAGTGAACGAAGTATCGCAAGTGATGCTGGAGCACCTGAAGACGCCGGAATCCATTGTCAGCTTTGGACAGGGCTGTGAAGGTGAGCCTTCTACGCAGGCGAAGCTGATTATTGAATCTATCCGTGAAGTCCGGTCCATTACCGATATGGGCTATATCAATATCAACACCAATGCCGGCTTAAGCGATCATATCCGCGGCATTGTCGATGCCGGTCTTGATCTGATGCGGGTTAGTACCATCAGCGCACTGGATGACCATTATAACGCCTATTACAAGCCTCGCGGGTATACGCTGGCTAACGTGGAGAAGTCGCTGAAGTACGCTGCCTCACAAGGCGTATACACCTCCATTAACTATTTGATTTTCCCGGGGGTTACAGACCGTGAGGAAGAGATCGAAGCAATGGTGGAGTTCGTGAGACGTACAGATCTTAAGCTCATTCAGATGCGTAATCTCAATATTGACCCGGAGAGCTATCTAGAGCTTATTCCCCCTGCACGGGGAGAGATCCTTGGCATGAAGACCATGCTGGAGATCTTCCGTGAGGAGCTTCCGGAGGTTGTGATCGGCTCCTTCACCCATGTTCCCCCTGCTGAGCTTGCCCGTGCCAAGCGGCGCGGAGTGCAGCTCTAG
- a CDS encoding UDP-N-acetylglucosamine 1-carboxyvinyltransferase, which produces MEKLMIGGGRPLEGVVTISGAKNSAIALIPAAILAESEVVLDNLPALSDVAVYSEILEELGASVSWTGSQMRINPSRIVSIPMPNGPVKKLRASYYMMGALLGRFKEATIGLPGGCNFEPRPIDQHIKGFEALGATVTNDHGSIHLYAKELRGAKIYLDVSSVGATINIMLAASRAKGSTIIENAAKEPEIIDVATLLNSMGAVIKGAGTETIRIEGVDEMHGCRHSIIPDRIQAGTYMIAAAATRGNVLIDNVIPKHLEALTAKLLEMGVDIEELDESIRVIGKAKYQHADVKALIYPGFATDLQSPMTSMLTQAEGVSVLSDFVYSNRFKHVPELVRMGAKIRVEGRSAIIEGGPLNAAKVKAADLRAGAALVIAGLTVEEGITEVTGVEYIDRGYDNLVSNLRSLGADVWRENE; this is translated from the coding sequence ATGGAAAAATTAATGATTGGCGGCGGACGTCCGCTAGAGGGCGTTGTTACCATCAGCGGAGCAAAGAATAGCGCCATTGCGCTTATTCCTGCAGCAATTTTGGCGGAGTCTGAAGTTGTGCTGGATAATTTGCCTGCGCTTAGTGATGTTGCCGTTTACTCCGAAATTCTGGAGGAGCTTGGCGCGAGCGTGTCTTGGACAGGCAGCCAAATGAGAATTAATCCCTCCCGTATCGTATCCATTCCCATGCCTAACGGACCGGTGAAGAAGCTCCGGGCCTCTTATTATATGATGGGCGCACTTTTGGGCCGGTTTAAGGAAGCGACCATTGGATTACCCGGCGGCTGTAATTTTGAGCCCCGTCCGATTGACCAGCATATCAAAGGCTTTGAGGCGCTTGGTGCGACTGTTACCAATGACCATGGCTCGATTCACCTGTATGCCAAAGAACTGCGCGGTGCCAAGATCTATCTGGATGTATCCAGTGTCGGCGCCACTATTAACATTATGCTCGCGGCCTCCCGTGCCAAAGGCTCTACAATTATTGAAAATGCGGCTAAAGAGCCTGAGATTATAGATGTAGCTACCCTGCTCAACTCCATGGGCGCTGTTATTAAGGGTGCCGGAACCGAAACAATCCGGATTGAAGGCGTAGACGAAATGCACGGCTGCCGCCATTCGATCATTCCTGACCGTATTCAGGCTGGAACTTACATGATTGCCGCAGCGGCTACGCGTGGCAATGTCTTAATTGATAACGTGATTCCCAAGCATCTGGAGGCGCTCACTGCCAAGCTGCTGGAAATGGGAGTTGACATAGAAGAACTGGATGAGAGTATCCGGGTGATCGGCAAGGCCAAGTACCAGCACGCGGATGTCAAGGCGCTGATCTATCCCGGTTTCGCGACTGATCTGCAATCTCCAATGACGAGCATGCTGACTCAGGCTGAAGGCGTTAGCGTCCTGAGCGATTTCGTCTACAGCAACCGGTTCAAGCATGTTCCTGAATTGGTCCGCATGGGCGCTAAGATTCGTGTAGAGGGACGTTCCGCAATTATTGAAGGCGGCCCGCTCAATGCAGCTAAGGTGAAGGCTGCCGACCTCCGTGCAGGCGCAGCGCTGGTGATTGCCGGTCTGACTGTTGAAGAAGGCATCACCGAAGTGACAGGTGTAGAGTATATTGACCGCGGTTATGACAACCTCGTAAGTAATCTTCGCAGTTTGGGAGCCGATGTCTGGCGCGAGAACGAATAA
- the rho gene encoding transcription termination factor Rho: MDLQISDLEEMKLTDLYKLAKKYQIPYYGTLKKRELIFAILRAQAEQSGLMFMEGVLEILPEGYGFLRPINYLPSAEDIYISASQIRKFDLRSGDLVSGKCRTPKENERYFGLLQVNAVNGENPATAAERLHFPALTPLYPQDKLPLETSPTHLSTRIMDLLAPVGLGQRGLIVAPPKAGKTLLLKEIANSISTNNPEIALFVLLIDERPEEVTDMQRSVKGEVVASTFDELPENHIKVAELVLQRALRLVEHKKDVVILLDSITRLARAYNLVVPPSGRTLSGGIDPAAFHRPKRFFGSARNVEEGGSLTILATALIDTGSRMDDIIYEEFKGTGNMELHLDRKLAERRIFPAIDIRRSGTRREEVLLSKEELDTIWSIRKNMNESYDFVEGFLKKLRDSKTNAEFLASFDVAGGKDSSSASGTASKGGTSNSGSSARRTTRPKAPSVPTT; encoded by the coding sequence ATGGATCTTCAAATTTCCGATCTGGAAGAAATGAAGCTTACCGATCTGTATAAGCTTGCCAAGAAATACCAGATTCCTTATTACGGAACGCTTAAGAAGCGGGAGTTAATCTTCGCTATTCTTAGAGCACAGGCAGAGCAGAGCGGTCTAATGTTTATGGAAGGCGTGCTTGAGATTCTGCCGGAAGGCTATGGCTTCCTTCGGCCGATTAACTACTTGCCTAGTGCAGAGGATATCTATATCTCCGCATCGCAGATCCGCAAGTTCGACCTTAGAAGCGGTGACCTGGTCTCCGGGAAATGCCGGACGCCGAAGGAGAACGAACGCTATTTCGGACTCTTGCAGGTGAATGCCGTCAACGGCGAGAATCCGGCAACTGCAGCTGAACGGTTACATTTTCCGGCGCTTACGCCGCTTTATCCGCAAGATAAGCTGCCGCTCGAAACATCCCCAACCCATTTATCGACCCGTATCATGGATTTGCTTGCTCCTGTAGGACTGGGGCAGCGCGGTTTGATTGTAGCACCTCCCAAAGCAGGGAAGACGCTCCTCCTCAAAGAAATTGCCAACAGTATCTCTACGAACAATCCCGAGATTGCACTGTTTGTTCTGCTGATCGATGAACGTCCCGAGGAAGTAACGGATATGCAGCGTTCGGTTAAAGGTGAGGTAGTGGCTTCGACATTTGACGAGCTGCCGGAGAACCATATTAAAGTGGCAGAGCTTGTCTTGCAGCGCGCGCTACGTCTGGTAGAGCACAAGAAGGATGTCGTTATTCTGCTGGACAGCATCACCCGTCTTGCCCGCGCCTACAATCTCGTAGTTCCGCCATCCGGCCGGACACTTAGCGGAGGGATTGACCCTGCCGCGTTCCATCGGCCTAAGCGTTTCTTCGGTTCCGCACGTAACGTGGAGGAGGGCGGCAGCTTAACGATTCTTGCTACCGCACTGATTGATACCGGATCACGGATGGATGATATTATTTATGAGGAATTCAAGGGTACAGGGAACATGGAGCTCCATCTGGACCGTAAGCTGGCTGAACGCCGGATCTTCCCGGCAATTGATATCCGCCGTTCGGGTACACGCCGTGAAGAAGTATTGCTTAGTAAGGAAGAGCTGGATACCATCTGGTCGATCCGTAAAAATATGAATGAATCCTATGACTTCGTCGAAGGATTCCTGAAGAAGCTGCGTGACAGCAAGACGAATGCGGAGTTCCTGGCCTCCTTCGATGTAGCCGGAGGCAAGGATTCCTCGTCAGCAAGCGGTACGGCCAGCAAAGGCGGCACCTCGAACAGCGGCTCGTCCGCCCGCCGCACCACGCGTCCCAAGGCGCCTTCTGTGCCGACTACCTGA
- a CDS encoding response regulator, with the protein MEKKKVLIVDDQNGIRILLMEVFNSEGYATFQAANGKLALDIVRNESPDMVLLDMKIPGMDGLEILKHLKELNPAIKVIMMTAYGELDMIKEATKLGALMHFTKPFDIDEMRVAVNMHLHNKSIDQCS; encoded by the coding sequence ATGGAAAAGAAAAAAGTGTTAATCGTCGACGATCAGAATGGAATCCGGATTCTTCTCATGGAAGTATTCAATAGTGAAGGTTATGCCACCTTTCAGGCAGCTAACGGGAAATTGGCGCTGGACATTGTCAGGAACGAATCGCCGGATATGGTTTTGCTGGATATGAAAATTCCGGGGATGGACGGACTCGAGATTCTCAAGCATCTGAAGGAGCTTAATCCGGCGATCAAGGTCATTATGATGACGGCCTACGGAGAGCTGGACATGATTAAGGAAGCGACCAAGCTGGGGGCCCTGATGCATTTTACCAAGCCGTTTGATATTGATGAGATGCGCGTTGCCGTCAATATGCATCTGCACAACAAGTCGATTGACCAATGCAGCTAG
- a CDS encoding DUF2508 family protein, which yields MEEEWGAVYHEVRKAQSEWERAYLMFDEALGQDQIDYAIYILEAAERKYQIHLKDAKRLGLNRSQLQV from the coding sequence ATGGAAGAGGAATGGGGCGCGGTGTACCATGAGGTGCGTAAAGCCCAGTCTGAATGGGAGCGGGCCTATCTGATGTTTGATGAGGCTCTCGGCCAGGATCAGATTGACTATGCGATCTATATCCTGGAGGCGGCTGAGCGTAAATATCAGATACACCTTAAGGATGCCAAGCGGCTGGGGCTTAACCGGAGCCAGCTGCAAGTATGA
- the fba gene encoding class II fructose-1,6-bisphosphate aldolase: MPLVSMTDMLTKALEGKYAVGQFNINNLEWTQAILGAAEEEKSPVILGVSEGAARHMGGFYTVVKMVEGLIHDMKITVPVAIHLDHGSSFDKCKEAIDAGFTSVMIDGSHHPIDHNIEMTKKVVDYAHAKGVSVEAEVGTVGGQEDDVIGGIQYADLNECVRIVKETGIDTLAPALGSVHGPYLGEPNLGFKEMEEIRDAVNLPLVLHGGTGIPVHDIQKSISLGTSKINVNTENQIAFAKVVREVLAAKPDAYDPRTFIAPGRDAIKQTVIGKIREFGSSNKA; this comes from the coding sequence ATGCCATTAGTATCTATGACAGACATGTTGACCAAAGCACTTGAAGGAAAATATGCAGTTGGCCAGTTCAACATCAATAACCTGGAGTGGACGCAAGCGATTCTTGGTGCAGCAGAAGAAGAGAAGTCACCGGTAATCCTTGGCGTATCCGAAGGCGCAGCCCGTCACATGGGCGGCTTTTACACAGTAGTTAAGATGGTTGAAGGTCTTATTCATGACATGAAAATCACCGTTCCTGTAGCCATCCACTTGGACCACGGTTCAAGCTTTGACAAATGTAAAGAAGCTATCGATGCCGGATTTACTTCCGTAATGATCGACGGCTCCCACCACCCGATTGATCATAACATTGAGATGACCAAGAAGGTTGTTGACTATGCTCACGCTAAAGGTGTTTCTGTAGAAGCAGAAGTTGGTACTGTAGGCGGACAGGAAGATGACGTTATCGGCGGCATCCAATACGCTGACCTTAACGAATGTGTACGCATTGTTAAAGAAACAGGCATTGACACTCTGGCTCCTGCACTGGGTTCCGTACACGGTCCTTACCTGGGCGAACCAAACCTTGGATTCAAGGAAATGGAAGAAATCCGCGATGCAGTTAACCTTCCGCTTGTACTTCACGGCGGTACTGGTATCCCGGTACATGACATTCAGAAATCCATCTCCCTGGGTACTTCCAAGATCAACGTTAACACTGAGAACCAAATCGCGTTCGCTAAGGTTGTCCGCGAAGTTCTTGCTGCTAAGCCGGATGCTTACGATCCGCGTACATTCATCGCACCAGGCCGCGATGCTATCAAGCAGACTGTTATCGGCAAAATCCGCGAATTCGGATCCAGCAACAAAGCCTAA
- a CDS encoding pro-sigmaK processing inhibitor BofA family protein: protein MLRTVAMGVLIISAALLVLIVFRKRLGWAWLSVFGTHLILAALGIYIVNFSGVVSDLHIPLNPTTIGAVTILGLPGVALLLGLKLTLF from the coding sequence ATGCTAAGAACTGTTGCAATGGGTGTGCTGATTATATCTGCAGCGCTGCTGGTCCTGATTGTATTCAGGAAAAGACTGGGCTGGGCATGGCTGAGCGTATTTGGAACCCATCTTATATTAGCGGCGCTCGGGATTTATATCGTTAATTTCTCAGGAGTTGTAAGTGATCTGCACATTCCGCTTAACCCTACAACCATAGGTGCTGTAACCATTCTTGGACTGCCGGGAGTGGCGCTGTTATTGGGATTAAAATTAACTTTGTTTTAG
- the rpmE gene encoding 50S ribosomal protein L31: MQTTIQPKYNVTKVTCACGNTFEAGSTVQELRVEICSSCHPFFTGKQKFLDAGGRVDRFKKKYGV; encoded by the coding sequence ATGCAAACAACCATTCAACCCAAGTACAATGTAACGAAGGTAACCTGCGCTTGCGGCAACACGTTTGAAGCCGGTTCGACAGTTCAGGAGCTTCGCGTCGAAATTTGCTCAAGCTGTCACCCGTTCTTCACCGGTAAGCAGAAGTTCCTGGATGCCGGCGGCCGCGTGGACAGATTCAAGAAGAAATACGGTGTCTAA
- the recR gene encoding recombination mediator RecR, translating to MYYPEPLAKLIEAFTRLPGIGPKTAARLAFHVLNMKEDEVIDFAKALVSVKRNLHYCSVCCNITDTDPCRICQDKTRDASVICVVQDSKDLVAIERTKEFDGYYHVLQGAISPMEGIGPDDIRLKELLTRLSDERVKELIMATNPNIEGEATAMYISRLVRPFEIKITRIAHGLPVGGDLEYADEVTLSKALEGRRELF from the coding sequence TTGTATTATCCAGAACCGCTAGCCAAGCTAATAGAAGCTTTTACACGTTTGCCCGGGATTGGTCCGAAGACAGCTGCCCGGCTGGCCTTTCATGTATTGAACATGAAGGAGGACGAGGTGATTGATTTCGCCAAAGCCCTGGTCAGCGTCAAGCGTAATCTTCATTATTGCTCGGTCTGCTGCAATATTACGGATACCGACCCGTGCCGGATCTGCCAGGACAAAACCCGCGATGCTTCGGTAATCTGTGTGGTTCAGGACTCGAAGGATCTGGTGGCTATCGAACGAACCAAGGAATTTGACGGCTATTATCATGTGCTCCAGGGTGCAATTTCGCCTATGGAAGGCATAGGGCCGGATGATATAAGGCTGAAGGAGCTGCTGACCAGACTCAGCGATGAGCGGGTGAAGGAGCTGATTATGGCTACCAACCCCAACATTGAAGGGGAAGCCACCGCCATGTATATCTCGCGTCTTGTCCGTCCCTTTGAGATCAAGATCACCAGGATAGCCCATGGCTTGCCTGTAGGCGGCGATCTTGAGTATGCGGATGAGGTAACCCTGTCGAAGGCGCTGGAAGGCCGTCGTGAGCTGTTCTGA
- a CDS encoding YbaB/EbfC family nucleoid-associated protein produces the protein MNNMNQMMKQVKKMQEQMLKAQEELGSKTIEGSSGGGVVTVQVNGHKKLLSIQIKPEVVDPEDIEMLQDLVITAVNDALTQAEELANNDMGKFTGGMKIPGLF, from the coding sequence ATGAATAATATGAACCAAATGATGAAGCAGGTTAAAAAAATGCAGGAGCAGATGCTCAAAGCCCAGGAAGAGCTGGGCAGCAAGACGATTGAAGGTTCTTCCGGCGGCGGCGTGGTTACCGTTCAGGTGAACGGACACAAGAAATTGCTGTCCATTCAGATCAAACCGGAGGTAGTTGATCCGGAGGATATCGAAATGCTGCAGGATCTGGTGATCACTGCTGTTAATGATGCTCTTACCCAGGCAGAAGAGTTGGCGAACAACGATATGGGTAAATTCACAGGCGGAATGAAGATTCCTGGCTTGTTCTAG
- the dnaX gene encoding DNA polymerase III subunit gamma/tau, with product MVGQQHIIQTLQNAIREQRVSHAYLFSGPRGTGKTSAAKVLAKAVNCERGPGPEPCNECPSCLRITAGNIMDVQEIDAASNRGVEEIRDLRDKVKYAPTEVRRKVYIIDEVHMLTTEAFNALLKTLEEPPQHVMFILATTEPHKLPATIISRCQRFDFRRVSLEEQTGRLTEICQKEGITADADALQYIARLSDGGMRDALSILDQISSFTDGNVTYQQVLGMTGGIPSEQFARLANAILESDMGQLLELVEQMMHEGKSADKCLENLLYYFRDLLMIKMVPGADQLTDRVLNPADFRDMAKAFTRDRLFLIVETLSRYLGEMKYATHPQTIFEVALMKLCSGPQEAAAPSVGDPAVNAAAPAAANGSPQVQSGELDQLRAQIAALEKKLEQAIQAGGVAGGGREQAPQRTAPPSAPRVSSASKLPPQLDKFIAGKDSPDFNAVYKQWSLVLQGVKEEKVTVHAWFVDGEPVAVMEDAVLVAFKNTIHRDTTEKPANRQVIENVMNAKLGKPFRLVTMMMRDWNEAATKSAASAGTEELRLEHEHESGEGKSEPWIDEAIQLFGEDLVVIKE from the coding sequence ATGGTAGGGCAGCAGCATATTATCCAGACGCTGCAGAATGCGATCCGTGAACAGCGGGTTTCGCATGCCTATCTGTTCAGCGGACCGCGGGGAACCGGTAAGACGAGTGCGGCCAAGGTATTGGCCAAGGCAGTCAACTGCGAGCGGGGCCCGGGTCCTGAGCCCTGCAATGAGTGTCCGTCCTGCCTGCGGATTACGGCAGGCAACATCATGGACGTTCAGGAGATAGATGCGGCATCCAACCGGGGCGTTGAAGAGATTCGCGATCTGCGGGATAAGGTGAAATATGCACCTACCGAAGTACGCCGTAAAGTGTATATTATTGATGAAGTGCATATGCTGACAACAGAGGCTTTCAATGCCCTGCTGAAGACGCTCGAAGAGCCTCCGCAGCATGTGATGTTTATACTGGCGACTACCGAGCCGCACAAGCTGCCGGCTACGATTATCTCGCGTTGCCAGCGGTTTGACTTCCGCCGGGTCTCACTGGAGGAACAGACGGGCCGCCTGACCGAGATTTGCCAGAAGGAAGGCATTACAGCAGATGCAGATGCTCTCCAGTATATCGCCCGCCTGTCTGACGGGGGAATGCGGGATGCGCTCAGCATCCTGGACCAGATCTCATCCTTTACAGATGGGAATGTGACCTATCAGCAGGTGCTGGGAATGACCGGGGGCATCCCCTCCGAGCAGTTCGCGCGTCTGGCGAACGCTATTCTTGAGAGTGACATGGGGCAGCTGCTGGAGCTTGTGGAGCAGATGATGCATGAGGGTAAGAGCGCAGATAAGTGCCTTGAGAATCTTTTGTATTACTTCCGCGATTTACTGATGATCAAGATGGTGCCTGGAGCGGATCAGCTAACGGACCGCGTGCTGAATCCGGCAGATTTCCGCGATATGGCTAAGGCCTTTACCCGCGACCGCTTATTCCTGATTGTGGAGACGCTGAGCCGTTATCTGGGAGAGATGAAGTATGCTACACATCCGCAGACCATATTCGAGGTAGCGCTGATGAAGCTGTGCAGCGGTCCGCAGGAGGCTGCTGCTCCGTCTGTAGGCGATCCGGCAGTGAATGCAGCCGCGCCTGCAGCTGCGAATGGTTCTCCGCAGGTACAGTCCGGTGAGCTGGATCAGCTCAGAGCGCAGATTGCCGCGCTGGAGAAGAAGCTGGAGCAGGCTATTCAAGCCGGCGGGGTTGCCGGCGGCGGGCGGGAGCAGGCGCCGCAGCGCACTGCCCCGCCAAGCGCTCCGCGCGTATCCTCGGCCTCTAAGCTTCCCCCGCAGCTGGATAAGTTTATTGCGGGTAAGGACAGTCCTGATTTTAACGCGGTCTATAAGCAGTGGAGTCTTGTTCTTCAGGGTGTGAAGGAAGAGAAGGTCACGGTACACGCGTGGTTTGTGGACGGTGAGCCGGTGGCGGTGATGGAAGATGCCGTGCTGGTTGCCTTCAAGAATACCATTCACCGGGATACTACCGAGAAGCCTGCAAACCGGCAGGTCATCGAGAACGTAATGAATGCCAAGCTGGGTAAGCCATTCCGGCTGGTAACGATGATGATGCGCGACTGGAATGAAGCTGCGACGAAATCCGCGGCTTCGGCCGGAACAGAGGAGCTGCGTCTGGAGCATGAGCACGAGAGCGGCGAAGGCAAGTCCGAACCATGGATTGATGAGGCGATCCAGCTCTTTGGAGAAGACCTTGTTGTCATAAAAGAATAA